In Agarivorans gilvus, one genomic interval encodes:
- a CDS encoding sensor domain-containing diguanylate cyclase, producing MDENSSYYTILDALPDHIFVFSETGIYVDVFGGDENATGFDCKPFIGKTLHDIAPVDMAEMFLSFISQALAENATQKVKYKFAEEEMIDLPADIPHPQEIWFEGIIKPLPMFYKNQRTVLWVAKNVTQQHVLEQKLKTLSEIDELTQVPNRRTISLSLKAAINEYHQFERPFSLMMFDIDNFKRVNDTLGHPIGDEVIKHVAKIAKSELRSSDSIGRFGGEEFLIILRDSDIDSAWRVGEKIRRKIQQQACSFDKYDVHVTVSLGITTVLPEDTHSRNILSRADMAMYYSKAHGRNQTIRYSAEVERADSENSKYDWLTPKPNLK from the coding sequence ATGGACGAAAATAGTAGCTATTACACGATATTAGATGCGCTGCCAGACCATATTTTCGTTTTCTCGGAAACCGGCATATATGTTGATGTTTTTGGGGGGGATGAAAATGCAACAGGCTTTGATTGCAAGCCATTTATTGGTAAGACGCTGCACGATATTGCCCCAGTAGATATGGCTGAGATGTTTTTGTCTTTTATTTCTCAAGCTTTAGCCGAAAATGCCACTCAAAAAGTAAAGTATAAATTTGCTGAAGAAGAGATGATTGATTTACCCGCTGACATCCCTCATCCTCAGGAAATTTGGTTTGAAGGTATCATCAAACCTCTGCCAATGTTTTATAAAAATCAGCGCACGGTACTTTGGGTGGCAAAAAATGTTACTCAACAGCATGTGCTTGAACAAAAGTTGAAAACACTCTCCGAGATTGATGAACTCACTCAAGTACCCAATCGTCGAACTATTTCTCTGTCCCTTAAAGCAGCCATTAATGAATATCATCAGTTTGAACGGCCCTTTTCTTTGATGATGTTTGATATCGACAATTTTAAAAGGGTCAACGATACCTTAGGCCATCCCATAGGCGATGAAGTCATTAAACATGTCGCTAAAATTGCTAAAAGTGAATTGCGCAGCAGTGACAGTATTGGTCGATTCGGTGGTGAGGAATTTCTTATTATTTTAAGAGATTCTGACATAGATAGCGCTTGGCGCGTGGGCGAAAAAATCCGCAGAAAAATTCAACAACAAGCCTGTTCCTTTGATAAATATGATGTTCATGTCACGGTGAGTCTAGGTATTACCACTGTACTGCCTGAGGATACCCATTCTCGTAATATTTTAAGTCGCGCAGACATGGCCATGTACTATTCGAAAGCCCACGGGCGTAATCAAACCATTCGATATAGTGCAGAAGTTGAGAGAGCTGATTCAGAAAATTCTAAATATGACTGGCTTACACCTAAACCCAATTTAAAGTAG
- a CDS encoding pepsin-like aspartic protease has protein sequence MSRNDAPGLVIEMSRGPFQNNGATPWYCILGVGSPAQQLYFCFDTGSNFNWLTSSLCGEGECQHYAGHQFQIDASNSFEWISQTTRKVSFGPWGDMQAALGSDVLTIDEANGLALRSGILLSSRYDSSEFAELDWDGGIGLGSSQTDSSGSASQNTSLRCYQQQATTGEEFDFFLQLIQAGLVSQDKPYMSFVTEKDRAYVGFGVLEQSYSRSLEYVFLPWACYQPEASYLWTTANASIGLKGEAAVGSKLFFALDSGSSQFKGDYAVLSSLFKLTQQSHKTVVITLHDEQGQPYTELSIPSELYLCEIEAGQDAGETLAQFNALEGAEGILLVGSVLMDHLYTVYEYQVDEQQNLSPLGIWIFNKPDGPKILSNQQSAPADIFNR, from the coding sequence ATGTCACGGAACGATGCGCCTGGGCTGGTTATAGAAATGAGTCGAGGTCCTTTTCAAAATAATGGAGCGACGCCTTGGTATTGCATACTGGGTGTGGGTTCACCAGCGCAACAGCTTTATTTTTGTTTTGATACCGGTAGCAACTTCAATTGGCTGACTTCTTCTTTGTGTGGCGAAGGCGAATGTCAGCACTACGCTGGGCATCAATTCCAAATAGATGCATCAAACAGCTTTGAATGGATTAGCCAAACTACACGCAAAGTATCATTTGGTCCTTGGGGCGATATGCAGGCCGCTTTAGGGTCTGATGTGCTAACTATTGATGAGGCAAACGGACTTGCTTTAAGAAGTGGCATTTTGTTGTCTAGCCGTTATGACTCGAGCGAATTTGCCGAGTTGGATTGGGACGGTGGGATAGGTCTGGGTAGTAGCCAAACCGACAGCTCGGGCTCAGCTTCACAAAACACCTCTTTGCGCTGCTACCAACAACAAGCAACAACTGGTGAAGAGTTTGACTTCTTTCTACAACTGATTCAAGCCGGTCTTGTTAGCCAAGATAAACCCTATATGTCTTTTGTTACTGAGAAAGATAGAGCCTATGTTGGTTTTGGGGTATTGGAACAGTCCTATTCCAGATCATTAGAGTACGTGTTTTTACCATGGGCATGCTATCAGCCGGAGGCAAGTTACCTGTGGACAACAGCCAATGCCAGTATCGGGCTAAAAGGGGAAGCTGCTGTTGGAAGCAAGCTATTTTTCGCTTTAGACAGTGGCTCTTCGCAATTTAAAGGTGACTATGCAGTGTTGAGTAGCCTGTTTAAGCTTACCCAGCAGAGCCATAAAACGGTGGTGATTACGCTGCACGATGAGCAGGGACAGCCCTACACCGAGCTGAGCATACCCAGCGAGCTGTATTTGTGTGAGATAGAAGCGGGCCAAGATGCCGGTGAAACACTGGCACAATTTAACGCTCTTGAGGGAGCTGAAGGTATTTTACTGGTGGGCTCGGTGTTGATGGATCATCTCTATACGGTTTATGAGTATCAGGTAGATGAGCAGCAAAATCTATCTCCCCTTGGCATATGGATATTTAATAAACCGGATGGACCTAAGATACTTTCTAATCAGCAGTCAGCACCTGCAGACATTTTTAATCGTTAA
- a CDS encoding avidin/streptavidin family protein — translation MSDVINGTWNNSYGSSMQLSLVDQQIYGTYRSHTGSTGVYLLVGNCSSNAPTKAAGKNLAFSIFWRSIQGDKADDSWHWAGSMCGQLLADGQMTLSNTIVVSVPFEQFSKGNYVDELVFTKQSESSELDIPKLFASTEPKAAQAQPLVGTWANQTSQLTIQAVNMLTGLAKASLSQQEKTLQLLGFIDVYAGSALAQSFSFTGIDPKSQQTMSICGALEQQQTELTIYQWISQSTPADTSFMQARIAAQLLVKQAS, via the coding sequence ATGAGTGATGTGATTAATGGCACTTGGAATAATAGTTATGGTTCAAGCATGCAGTTGTCGCTGGTGGATCAGCAGATATACGGCACCTACCGTTCGCATACTGGCTCAACTGGCGTGTATTTATTAGTGGGAAATTGTTCAAGCAACGCACCGACTAAAGCGGCAGGGAAGAATTTAGCTTTTTCAATTTTTTGGCGAAGTATTCAAGGTGATAAAGCCGATGATAGTTGGCATTGGGCTGGCTCAATGTGTGGCCAGTTGTTGGCTGATGGACAAATGACTTTGTCAAATACCATCGTGGTATCGGTACCTTTTGAACAATTCTCAAAAGGTAACTATGTGGATGAGCTGGTATTCACTAAGCAGAGCGAGTCGTCAGAGCTTGACATTCCAAAGCTGTTCGCAAGCACTGAGCCGAAGGCTGCTCAAGCCCAGCCCTTAGTGGGGACTTGGGCAAACCAAACGAGCCAGCTCACAATACAAGCAGTGAATATGCTAACGGGCTTGGCTAAAGCCAGTTTAAGCCAGCAGGAAAAGACGCTGCAATTGCTTGGATTTATCGACGTCTATGCTGGCTCAGCCTTGGCGCAAAGTTTTTCCTTCACCGGCATTGACCCTAAAAGCCAACAAACCATGTCAATTTGTGGTGCGCTTGAACAGCAACAAACCGAGCTGACTATTTATCAATGGATTTCGCAGTCTACCCCAGCAGATACTAGTTTTATGCAAGCAAGGATTGCTGCGCAATTGCTGGTTAAACAAGCCTCTTAA
- a CDS encoding VOC family protein, giving the protein MNNLNTVEIKSFVPAKDFALSKSFYQRLGFEMASEFEGVAYFKSGSCAFLLQDFYQPQHCNNFMMHLLVESAQAWYQHIVDANLAEEFSVQVTELVEQPWGMLEFCITDPSGVLWRIAEKLLR; this is encoded by the coding sequence ATGAATAATCTAAACACAGTTGAAATTAAATCCTTTGTTCCAGCTAAAGATTTCGCTTTGTCTAAGTCTTTTTATCAAAGGCTTGGTTTTGAGATGGCTTCCGAGTTTGAGGGAGTGGCTTATTTTAAATCCGGCTCCTGTGCGTTTTTGCTGCAAGACTTTTATCAGCCTCAGCATTGCAATAATTTTATGATGCACCTGTTAGTGGAAAGCGCGCAAGCGTGGTATCAGCACATCGTGGACGCCAATCTTGCTGAAGAGTTTTCCGTTCAGGTGACGGAATTAGTGGAACAACCATGGGGAATGCTTGAGTTTTGTATCACTGATCCCAGCGGGGTGTTGTGGCGAATTGCTGAGAAACTGCTGCGTTAA
- a CDS encoding DUF2059 domain-containing protein has translation MKLFLSMAALASTLFVQSAVIHAEPARPESIKALMQLSGSGQMGMQMMQQLLPALKRMVPDAPESFWSDVLDEVDADEMENRVIPIYQKYLNEADVQAINRFYQTDAGQKLIRVQPQIMQESVALGQQWGQEIARQVLLKYQQQSKANNP, from the coding sequence ATGAAACTGTTTTTGTCAATGGCTGCCTTGGCCTCGACCTTATTTGTTCAGTCTGCGGTGATTCATGCTGAGCCAGCACGTCCAGAAAGTATTAAGGCCTTGATGCAGCTTAGTGGCTCGGGGCAAATGGGCATGCAAATGATGCAACAGCTTTTGCCAGCGTTGAAACGAATGGTGCCAGATGCGCCTGAATCGTTCTGGAGCGACGTTCTGGACGAAGTTGATGCCGACGAAATGGAAAATCGAGTCATTCCGATATATCAGAAGTATTTAAACGAGGCCGACGTGCAAGCAATAAACCGCTTTTATCAAACCGACGCGGGGCAAAAGCTAATCAGGGTACAGCCGCAAATCATGCAGGAGTCTGTAGCGCTAGGACAGCAGTGGGGGCAAGAGATAGCAAGGCAGGTATTGCTTAAGTACCAACAGCAGAGTAAGGCCAACAATCCCTAG
- the guaD gene encoding guanine deaminase: MSHQLHRGSILHFPRSTLNPGEHYQYWEDGVLVVSQGKIEFLGAATEFFAAQPDAAQLPIEQHQGLIIPGLIDSHVHYPQVEIIASYGKQLLDWLNTYTFPAERQFANAAYASAQAVFFLKQLFAHGTTTASVFATVHPQSVNSFFEAAERYNARMICGKILMDRHCPDFLQDTPEQGYRDSKQLIEQWHKQGRALYAITPRFAPTSSEAQLAKAGQLASEHPDTFIQTHLSENTNEVQWINELFPDHSDYLAVYEAHGLVRERALFGHGIHLTDREYIGLAQAGATISFCPSSNLFLGSGLFNYQRALAEGVSVALASDVGGGTSLSMFANQADAYKVCQLQQTSLSPFESLYLCTQGAAQSMGLADKVGNLNVGTEADFVVLNLNATPMLSQRVQHSRNLSDTLFALTTLGDDRLIAKTYIAGQQVYQQGQYDVATDI; the protein is encoded by the coding sequence ATGAGTCACCAACTGCATCGAGGCAGTATTTTACACTTTCCTCGCAGCACCCTTAACCCTGGCGAGCACTATCAATATTGGGAAGATGGTGTATTAGTGGTCAGTCAGGGAAAGATTGAGTTTCTAGGGGCAGCTACCGAGTTTTTTGCCGCTCAGCCTGATGCCGCTCAACTGCCAATTGAGCAACATCAAGGGCTGATTATTCCCGGCCTTATTGACAGCCACGTGCACTACCCGCAGGTGGAGATTATCGCCAGCTATGGCAAGCAACTATTAGATTGGCTAAATACTTATACTTTTCCAGCCGAGCGACAATTTGCTAACGCCGCTTACGCGAGTGCTCAGGCGGTGTTTTTTCTAAAGCAGTTATTCGCTCACGGGACCACCACCGCCAGTGTATTTGCCACGGTGCATCCACAATCAGTGAACAGCTTCTTTGAAGCCGCCGAGCGCTACAATGCTCGCATGATCTGCGGCAAAATATTGATGGATAGGCACTGCCCAGACTTTTTACAAGACACGCCAGAGCAAGGCTATCGCGACAGCAAGCAATTGATCGAGCAATGGCACAAACAAGGCCGTGCCTTATATGCGATTACACCGCGCTTTGCCCCCACCAGCAGTGAGGCACAATTAGCCAAGGCGGGGCAACTGGCCAGTGAACATCCCGATACCTTTATTCAAACTCACCTTTCGGAAAATACCAATGAAGTGCAATGGATTAACGAGCTATTTCCCGACCATTCCGATTACTTAGCGGTGTATGAAGCACATGGTTTGGTGCGTGAACGGGCCCTATTTGGCCACGGTATTCACTTAACCGACCGCGAATATATCGGTTTAGCCCAAGCAGGCGCCACCATTAGCTTCTGCCCTTCCTCTAACCTCTTCCTCGGCAGTGGCCTGTTCAACTATCAACGCGCGCTAGCCGAAGGAGTATCGGTGGCACTAGCTAGCGACGTAGGCGGCGGCACCAGCTTAAGTATGTTTGCCAACCAAGCCGACGCCTACAAGGTATGCCAATTACAACAAACCAGCTTAAGCCCCTTCGAGTCACTGTATTTATGTACTCAGGGCGCCGCACAAAGCATGGGCTTGGCAGACAAGGTAGGCAATTTGAACGTAGGGACAGAAGCCGACTTTGTGGTATTGAACCTCAATGCCACGCCGATGCTAAGCCAGCGAGTGCAGCACAGTAGAAACCTCAGTGACACCTTATTTGCGTTAACAACGCTGGGCGATGACCGTTTAATCGCCAAAACCTATATAGCCGGACAACAAGTTTACCAACAAGGACAGTACGATGTGGCCACAGATATATGA
- the uraH gene encoding hydroxyisourate hydrolase, with protein sequence MSTLSCHVLDTSQGQPATGIPVELYRFGETTLLAKGVTNADGRCRFDELELAPDCYCLRFLVEEYCQSQFKQVFFPLADVVFNSQAEQAHYHIPLLLSGYSYSTYRGS encoded by the coding sequence TTGAGCACACTTAGCTGTCATGTTTTAGATACCAGTCAGGGACAACCTGCCACTGGTATTCCTGTTGAACTATACCGTTTTGGCGAAACTACCCTTTTAGCCAAAGGCGTGACTAACGCCGATGGGCGCTGCCGCTTCGACGAACTAGAGCTCGCGCCCGACTGCTATTGCTTACGCTTTCTTGTGGAAGAGTATTGCCAAAGCCAATTTAAACAGGTGTTTTTCCCCTTAGCCGACGTGGTATTTAATAGCCAGGCCGAACAAGCCCACTACCATATTCCGCTGCTACTAAGCGGCTACAGCTATTCTACGTACCGAGGCAGTTAA
- the uraD gene encoding 2-oxo-4-hydroxy-4-carboxy-5-ureidoimidazoline decarboxylase → MTNPKLDNLNALSQQQYLEQLQHICSSQRWQQLMLKQRPIRSMQQFKQVAEDAFKQLNEADWLEAFAGHPMIGDMSSLQKKYSQAKHLSQAEQAQVAEAQQDTLQQLLDLNHAYLERYGFIFIICASGKPAEVILQALQQRYGQSREQELSTAAEQQQQISFLRMENLF, encoded by the coding sequence ATGACTAATCCTAAGCTTGATAACTTAAACGCGCTCTCTCAACAACAATATCTGGAGCAACTGCAGCATATTTGTAGTAGCCAGCGCTGGCAGCAGCTTATGTTAAAGCAGCGCCCTATTCGCTCGATGCAGCAGTTTAAACAAGTGGCCGAAGACGCGTTCAAGCAGCTTAACGAAGCAGACTGGTTAGAAGCCTTTGCTGGCCATCCAATGATTGGTGACATGAGCAGCTTGCAAAAAAAATACAGCCAAGCCAAACACTTAAGCCAAGCTGAGCAAGCCCAAGTGGCCGAGGCCCAGCAAGATACCCTGCAACAACTACTAGATTTAAACCACGCCTACCTAGAGCGCTATGGTTTTATTTTCATCATCTGCGCAAGCGGCAAACCCGCTGAAGTGATTTTACAAGCGCTACAACAACGCTACGGACAAAGCCGTGAACAAGAATTAAGCACTGCCGCTGAACAACAGCAGCAAATCAGCTTTTTAAGAATGGAGAATCTATTTTGA
- the xdhC gene encoding xanthine dehydrogenase accessory protein XdhC, producing MNNWNQQIKPNTWLEACVQLNQQQQAYCLATVLAEVGSVPRANGAKMVISETEQFDTLGGGQLEFEVIKHARQQLTKSQSHSQIERFSLAADLAQCCGGAVQVLFEYFLVEQASVVIYGAGHVSHSLCQILSQLPLHVTVVDNRQEWLDSIAKLGVNTLYQQQPELSVSQLKANSHVLILTQDHGIDFAVSLAALERSDLAMVGVIGSATKAQRFRYRLKEQLSDPSLSEKLVCPLGLPQIKGKLPMQVAVSISGQLLEKLQQLTTSTAEQSEQHKKQLWQASNQLRQQLEMGESHD from the coding sequence ATGAATAATTGGAATCAGCAAATTAAGCCAAACACTTGGCTAGAAGCCTGCGTACAGCTTAATCAGCAACAGCAAGCTTACTGCCTTGCCACCGTCTTAGCCGAAGTGGGCTCGGTGCCGAGGGCCAATGGCGCCAAAATGGTAATTAGCGAAACAGAGCAATTTGATACCCTAGGCGGCGGACAGCTAGAGTTTGAAGTGATTAAACACGCTCGCCAGCAGCTAACAAAAAGCCAGAGCCATAGCCAAATTGAGCGTTTTTCCTTGGCCGCAGATCTCGCCCAATGCTGTGGCGGCGCGGTACAGGTCTTGTTCGAATACTTCTTAGTAGAACAAGCCTCGGTGGTGATTTACGGCGCAGGCCATGTTAGCCATAGCTTGTGTCAAATTCTGTCACAATTGCCGCTGCATGTAACGGTGGTAGATAACCGCCAAGAATGGCTCGACTCCATCGCCAAGCTAGGGGTAAACACGCTTTATCAGCAACAACCCGAGCTCAGCGTGAGCCAGTTAAAAGCCAACAGCCACGTGCTGATTCTTACCCAAGACCATGGCATCGACTTTGCGGTGAGCTTAGCTGCGCTAGAGCGCTCCGATTTAGCCATGGTGGGGGTGATTGGCTCGGCCACCAAAGCCCAGCGCTTTAGATACCGCCTTAAGGAACAACTTAGCGACCCTTCGCTCAGCGAGAAACTGGTTTGCCCACTGGGCTTACCACAAATTAAGGGCAAGTTGCCGATGCAGGTGGCGGTATCGATTAGCGGACAATTACTGGAAAAACTACAACAGCTTACCACCAGCACCGCCGAGCAAAGCGAACAGCATAAGAAACAGCTATGGCAGGCCAGCAACCAGCTACGCCAACAACTAGAGATGGGAGAGAGCCATGACTAA
- the xdhA gene encoding xanthine dehydrogenase small subunit — translation MLQLMINDQQFYISDQAADTMLLNYLREQRGLVGTKEGCASGDCGACTVVMVSADPLLGLRYQQINSCITPLHALHGKQVITVEYLKQGQQLHPVQQAIVDKHGSQCGFCTPGFVMSLYALSRQSEAPEHPEEFLAGNLCRCTGYGPLIEVARDIAQQGPTVDHIQQKEAEVKQWMDECEGLDGVNYWQPSSREELAKVRAAHPKARWVAGATDLALEVTQQYKQIEQMIDLSAVDELKQITRIDGGWRIGAALNLNEVHQFMLQHYPTTNEIFSRLGSLTIRHRATLGGSLGNASPIGDIAPLLISLNGKVEVDDGKHIELHAAEDYITGYRQTKLKENQWISAVHLPDLAPSAKHQIYKVSKRYEDDITTVVLALNIQLDDQQRVSQCVIAAGGVAAKSVRLTELEQGLVGKVFDLASLKQVQAMVPQYVKPIDDVRASAEYRVLLVQNLLKRFYLYCQQLPTRLAAHA, via the coding sequence ATGCTACAACTAATGATCAATGACCAGCAGTTCTACATCAGCGACCAAGCCGCCGATACCATGCTGCTTAATTACCTCCGCGAACAACGCGGCCTAGTTGGCACTAAAGAAGGCTGTGCCAGCGGCGATTGTGGCGCCTGTACTGTAGTGATGGTAAGCGCCGACCCACTTTTGGGTTTACGTTACCAACAAATTAACAGCTGTATTACGCCGCTACACGCTCTGCACGGCAAACAAGTGATTACCGTTGAATACCTTAAACAAGGCCAACAATTACACCCAGTTCAACAAGCTATCGTCGATAAACACGGTAGCCAATGTGGCTTCTGTACTCCTGGCTTTGTGATGTCTTTGTATGCCCTGTCTCGCCAAAGCGAAGCACCAGAACACCCAGAAGAGTTTTTAGCCGGTAACCTATGCCGCTGCACCGGCTATGGTCCGCTGATAGAAGTGGCCAGAGACATCGCCCAGCAAGGCCCCACTGTAGACCACATTCAGCAAAAAGAAGCTGAAGTAAAACAGTGGATGGACGAATGTGAAGGTTTAGACGGAGTAAACTATTGGCAGCCAAGCAGCCGAGAAGAATTAGCCAAAGTTCGCGCAGCTCACCCTAAAGCTCGCTGGGTAGCGGGGGCGACAGATCTAGCCTTAGAAGTCACCCAACAATATAAACAAATTGAGCAAATGATCGATCTCAGCGCGGTTGACGAGCTAAAACAAATCACTCGCATCGACGGTGGCTGGCGCATTGGTGCGGCCCTCAATTTAAATGAAGTACACCAGTTTATGCTGCAGCACTACCCCACTACCAACGAGATATTCTCGCGTTTAGGTAGTTTAACCATTCGCCATCGCGCCACCTTGGGCGGCAGTCTAGGTAATGCCTCACCCATTGGTGACATCGCCCCACTGCTGATTAGCCTGAACGGTAAAGTGGAAGTGGATGATGGTAAACACATCGAGCTGCACGCCGCTGAAGACTACATTACCGGTTACCGACAAACTAAACTCAAAGAAAATCAATGGATCAGTGCGGTACATCTACCAGACTTAGCGCCAAGCGCGAAGCACCAAATCTACAAAGTCAGTAAGCGCTACGAAGATGACATTACCACCGTAGTACTGGCACTGAATATCCAGCTAGATGATCAGCAACGGGTGAGTCAGTGTGTCATTGCCGCCGGTGGCGTTGCTGCAAAATCTGTGCGCCTAACAGAACTAGAGCAAGGCTTAGTGGGCAAAGTATTTGACCTGGCAAGCTTGAAGCAAGTGCAAGCCATGGTGCCTCAATACGTGAAACCCATCGATGATGTGCGCGCCAGCGCCGAGTACCGAGTATTGTTAGTGCAAAACCTACTCAAGCGCTTCTATCTCTACTGTCAGCAACTTCCCACAAGGTTAGCCGCCCATGCGTAA
- a CDS encoding isopenicillin N synthase family dioxygenase, which yields MSLTLPIIDISPLASEDRQQWQPVIKAIDEACRDTGFFYVTGHGIPAEQFAKVQQMAGKLFALDEAEKQKISIQDSANHRGWGQVSAEQLDPNGPKDYKETFDMALDLSPYHPQVARCPDLYGPNQYPNIEGFVQLVQQHYQLSLQVGLNILKAMALALGEAENFFSQYFTHPISVLRFIHYPPQQKSSNGAGAHTDYGCITLLYQDHIGGLQVRGRNGEWFDAPPVANSFVVNIGDLMQRWTNDCYQSTAHRVTSPTEQATRFSMPFFVEPDFDTPVSTLASCLAEGEASPYPEITAGDWILSRFSDTYAYRNKGN from the coding sequence ATGAGTTTAACCCTTCCCATCATCGATATTAGCCCCTTAGCCAGCGAGGACCGCCAGCAGTGGCAACCCGTTATTAAGGCTATCGATGAAGCCTGCCGCGATACGGGCTTTTTCTACGTAACCGGCCACGGGATCCCTGCCGAACAATTTGCCAAAGTGCAGCAAATGGCAGGAAAATTATTTGCCTTAGATGAGGCAGAAAAACAGAAAATCAGTATTCAGGACTCAGCCAACCATCGCGGCTGGGGCCAAGTTAGTGCCGAACAGCTCGACCCCAACGGCCCTAAAGATTACAAAGAAACCTTTGATATGGCCTTAGACTTAAGCCCTTATCATCCACAAGTTGCACGTTGTCCCGACTTATACGGGCCTAACCAATACCCCAATATCGAAGGTTTTGTACAGTTGGTGCAGCAGCATTACCAACTGAGTCTACAAGTTGGGCTAAATATTCTTAAAGCCATGGCCTTAGCCTTGGGCGAAGCGGAAAATTTTTTCAGCCAGTATTTCACGCATCCAATCAGCGTACTGCGCTTTATTCACTATCCGCCGCAACAAAAAAGCAGCAATGGCGCAGGCGCGCATACCGACTACGGTTGCATTACCCTGCTTTATCAAGACCACATTGGTGGCCTGCAAGTGCGTGGGCGCAACGGCGAATGGTTTGATGCTCCGCCAGTAGCCAACAGCTTCGTGGTGAACATCGGCGACCTAATGCAACGTTGGACCAACGACTGTTATCAGTCAACTGCACATCGCGTAACTAGCCCAACTGAACAAGCGACTCGCTTTTCGATGCCGTTTTTTGTGGAACCCGATTTCGATACGCCCGTGTCTACCCTAGCCTCATGTTTGGCCGAGGGCGAAGCTAGCCCCTACCCGGAAATCACTGCCGGCGACTGGATTTTATCACGTTTTTCTGACACTTACGCTTACCGAAATAAAGGTAATTAA
- a CDS encoding BMP family ABC transporter substrate-binding protein, which yields MKLNKWIGAAAFAVSCLVAPLSQAADEPLKVGFVYVGPIGDHGWSYEHDQGRIEMEKYFEGKVETTFVENVPEGADAERVITQLAKSGHDLIFTTSFGFMNPTIKVAKRFPKVHFEHATGYKRGKNVSTYVLRTYEGRYVSGVAAGMSTKTNTIGYIASFPIPEVIRDINSVYLGAKSVNPDVKIKIVWVNTWYDPGKEADAANALMDQGVDIILQHTDSPAPLIAAEKRGLMGIGQASDMSHFAPKAHMFSVRDVWAPHYIRTIQEVMDGTWKSEDYWGGFAEDILQIVSVNPALPEDVKTAIAETEAKIKSGEFHPFTGPLKDNQGNLVIPEGKTLDDEELAGVMWYVEGIDATIPK from the coding sequence ATGAAATTAAACAAATGGATCGGCGCAGCGGCATTTGCCGTCAGCTGCTTAGTTGCCCCGCTTAGTCAGGCTGCTGACGAGCCGCTTAAAGTTGGCTTCGTTTACGTAGGCCCCATCGGTGACCATGGATGGAGTTACGAGCACGACCAAGGCCGTATCGAAATGGAAAAATACTTTGAAGGCAAAGTAGAAACCACCTTCGTAGAAAACGTGCCTGAAGGTGCGGATGCTGAACGGGTGATTACCCAATTAGCTAAATCGGGTCACGATCTCATCTTTACCACTTCTTTTGGTTTTATGAACCCCACCATCAAGGTGGCCAAACGCTTCCCTAAAGTACATTTTGAACACGCTACCGGTTACAAGCGTGGTAAAAACGTATCTACCTACGTATTACGTACTTATGAAGGCCGCTATGTTTCGGGTGTTGCCGCAGGCATGAGCACCAAAACCAATACCATTGGTTATATTGCCTCTTTCCCCATCCCTGAGGTAATTCGCGATATTAACTCGGTGTATCTAGGTGCTAAAAGCGTCAACCCTGATGTAAAAATCAAAATTGTTTGGGTAAACACTTGGTACGATCCAGGCAAAGAAGCTGACGCAGCCAATGCCTTAATGGATCAGGGCGTAGATATTATTCTGCAACACACCGACAGCCCTGCGCCGCTTATTGCCGCTGAAAAACGTGGTTTAATGGGTATAGGTCAAGCCTCAGACATGAGCCACTTTGCGCCTAAAGCTCACATGTTCTCGGTGCGTGATGTATGGGCTCCTCACTACATTCGTACCATACAAGAAGTCATGGACGGCACTTGGAAGTCAGAAGATTACTGGGGTGGCTTTGCTGAAGACATTCTACAAATCGTGTCGGTTAATCCTGCGCTACCTGAAGATGTGAAAACCGCTATTGCTGAAACCGAAGCAAAAATTAAATCTGGCGAGTTCCACCCCTTCACAGGTCCTTTAAAAGACAACCAAGGCAATCTCGTTATTCCTGAAGGTAAGACCTTAGATGACGAAGAGCTAGCTGGTGTAATGTGGTACGTAGAAGGTATCGACGCCACCATTCCGAAGTAA